One segment of Fibrobacter sp. UBA4297 DNA contains the following:
- a CDS encoding rhamnogalacturonan lyase: MMKKLWMFGLSLALGVGMSQAARQMEWLNRGLVAVKTTNGVFLSWRVLGTDGNTTGFNLYRDGEKIASFTGSQASNYTDTKGTASSKYSVKAVVGGKEIAADAAVSVWSNQYLTVNLDRPNGGSDYTYSPNDIAVGDVDGDGEFELILKWDPSNSKDNSQKGKTGNVIIDCYKMSGKKLWRIDLGVNIRAGAHYTQMLVGDYDSDGKAEFAVKTAPGTKDGSGNYLSLGSAKGADHSKDYRNSNGYIFTGPEWLTIFNGETGKEMATVDYNPGRGTVKNWGDSYGNRVDRFLATNAYLDGKKPSMVFQRGYYTRMAITAYDWDGKTLSQRWYYNAATSGQECYGQGNHNISAGDVDGDGFDEIIEGSCAVDHDGKFMYRTGKGHGDAMHLSDLDPDNPGLEVWQVHEEKPYGYDLHDARTGKLLFNETSSGDNGRGVAGDVDSLNRGHELWSAANWNTYTVKGKIWKADKRPAYNFRIYWDGDLLDELLDNTTISKWDHAKQQSNTLFQMQGNSCNTTKATPNFSGDILGDWREEVILHDGASKLYIYTTTIPTEHRMYTLAHDPIYRLGMSWQNTAYNQPPHLGFWLYGNKDKFPTPDITLVGDYTPKPAAIIKQGAGSSSQAIALGDSIVPFTFAIQNADGATVENLPAGVSAKWNAQTNSLYFSGTPTVSGEFTYTITTKGGNAEYGEATRSGKFTIDDPNAKTTSLKPSAKRALLNCSGHVYDLRGRLVKQRKHRGFYLTR, from the coding sequence ATGATGAAAAAGTTGTGGATGTTTGGACTTTCGCTCGCACTTGGAGTGGGCATGTCGCAGGCGGCTCGCCAGATGGAATGGCTGAACCGCGGTTTGGTCGCTGTCAAGACGACTAACGGAGTTTTCCTCAGTTGGCGAGTTCTCGGAACAGACGGTAATACGACCGGTTTTAACCTATATCGCGATGGCGAAAAAATCGCCAGTTTTACGGGTTCACAGGCAAGCAACTACACAGATACGAAAGGAACAGCATCGAGCAAATACTCGGTGAAAGCAGTGGTTGGCGGCAAGGAAATAGCGGCTGACGCTGCAGTTTCTGTTTGGAGTAATCAGTATCTGACTGTAAATCTTGACCGTCCGAATGGTGGGAGCGATTACACCTACAGCCCGAACGATATCGCGGTAGGCGATGTAGACGGCGATGGAGAATTTGAGCTGATTCTCAAGTGGGATCCGAGCAATTCTAAAGACAATTCGCAGAAGGGGAAAACAGGCAATGTCATCATTGACTGCTACAAGATGAGTGGCAAAAAACTTTGGCGCATTGACCTCGGTGTAAACATCCGTGCGGGGGCGCATTACACGCAGATGCTCGTGGGCGACTATGATAGCGACGGCAAAGCTGAATTCGCGGTAAAGACCGCTCCCGGAACAAAAGACGGCAGCGGCAATTATTTATCACTCGGTTCTGCAAAGGGTGCAGACCACAGCAAGGATTACAGGAATTCAAACGGCTACATTTTCACAGGACCTGAATGGCTTACCATTTTCAATGGCGAAACTGGTAAGGAAATGGCGACGGTTGATTACAATCCCGGTCGCGGTACGGTAAAGAACTGGGGCGACAGCTACGGCAATCGTGTCGACAGATTCCTCGCAACAAATGCGTACCTTGATGGTAAAAAGCCGAGTATGGTATTTCAGCGCGGTTACTACACCCGAATGGCAATTACCGCCTACGATTGGGATGGCAAGACACTTTCACAACGCTGGTATTACAACGCAGCCACGAGCGGACAGGAATGTTACGGGCAAGGCAATCACAACATTTCCGCAGGCGACGTGGATGGCGACGGCTTTGATGAAATTATTGAAGGAAGTTGCGCCGTTGACCACGATGGAAAATTCATGTACCGCACAGGCAAGGGCCACGGCGATGCCATGCACTTGAGCGATCTCGACCCCGATAATCCCGGTCTTGAAGTTTGGCAAGTTCACGAAGAAAAGCCCTACGGCTACGATTTGCACGATGCCCGTACCGGCAAGCTACTTTTTAACGAAACGAGTTCGGGCGATAACGGGCGCGGTGTCGCAGGCGATGTGGATTCGCTAAACCGTGGACACGAACTTTGGTCTGCCGCTAATTGGAACACCTATACCGTAAAAGGAAAAATTTGGAAAGCAGACAAGCGCCCCGCTTATAACTTCCGTATTTATTGGGACGGTGACTTACTTGATGAACTGTTGGACAACACGACTATCAGCAAGTGGGACCATGCCAAACAACAAAGCAATACGCTTTTTCAGATGCAGGGCAACAGCTGCAACACCACCAAGGCTACGCCGAACTTTAGCGGTGATATTTTAGGCGACTGGCGCGAAGAAGTCATTTTGCACGATGGCGCATCCAAGCTCTACATCTACACAACTACGATTCCAACAGAACATCGAATGTACACGCTTGCGCACGACCCGATTTACCGTCTCGGCATGAGCTGGCAAAACACCGCCTACAATCAACCTCCGCATTTGGGATTTTGGTTATACGGCAATAAGGACAAGTTCCCGACGCCTGACATTACGCTCGTCGGCGATTATACACCGAAACCCGCCGCGATTATCAAGCAGGGCGCAGGTTCCAGCAGCCAAGCCATTGCACTCGGGGATTCAATTGTTCCGTTCACTTTCGCAATTCAAAACGCCGATGGCGCAACTGTTGAAAATCTCCCTGCAGGCGTAAGCGCAAAATGGAACGCACAGACAAATTCGCTATACTTCAGCGGAACGCCAACCGTCAGCGGAGAATTCACCTACACGATCACCACAAAGGGAGGCAACGCGGAATACGGCGAAGCAACCCGCAGCGGGAAATTTACCATTGACGATCCGAATGCTAAAACAACTTCGCTAAAGCCTAGTGCGAAAAGAGCTTTGCTGAACTGTTCTGGACACGTTTATGATTTGCGAGGACGTCTTGTGAAACAACGTAAACATCGTGGTTTTTATCTAACAAGATAA